The DNA sequence AGAGATTTTCAAAGTAAGACCATCCAAATCTTgtatccatgtgctactcatgagaaattattatatggtGTAAGAGCATTGTGTGTTTATGGTCTTGGTCAATCTCTACCTGACATGTAACCaagtttttcaatttacaaGAAAGAGTTAATGACACTCAATTAGGTGTCACGCAGAGATTAACCTGAACCATAGACACTGAGTGATTTCAAAGCATACAATAATTTCTCACCACTTATATTTCTGTCAGGCAATAGAACTATAGAAATATCTGTCaacattgtcatttttttatgcaGTATATTAATTCTCAGTGGTTAGCTAATAAaacaatcaaatatttttcatatttcttttataacgcAGAAACTGGTTTATAATTTGAAACAGTAACTAAATTCATGATACATAGCATTCCAAAATAACTGTCGTATTGGTAATACTTAAATTTGCTTACTCCATAGCATGATAGAACCCTGCTTTCATTTTCATGAAGTGTAATTCATAAACCTATGGTCAAGTTCTATATTTTCTACAAAGATTACAAATACAAATgtacatgattttggttcatttcgGATCCTAATGAAAACAAGCATTAAAGCAAAAGAAGTTGCCGCACCAGTTTCTAATAAGAAAACTTCTACCAGTCACTGTAATGAACATTACAGAAGGTGTTCAGAATTTTCCAACCTTTTCTTAGCAAGAAGTGGTATACAGAATTACTATGGTGAAACTATTAGAAAATTGTCATGGAAGAGTGATCTACTGGCAAATCCACCCTCCACTGTCAGAATGCTGTAAAAATATTGTCACAGGGAATTTGAAATCAGTTCAAGATTATTTCTGTTCCCACAGCTCCaacatatttcatattttaacaGATCCAAATGTGCATAAATTTCTCTGCTTTGAGGGTGGTTTTTGTCACTTGCTATAAAATAGTGAACCTCGTTGTCTATCTCAATCCAGCTGGAACCtgtttctttaaataatttcaagtCATTCATAGCTGTTCTGATCTTTGCAGCCTCTTCCAGCATGCCTCCTTCAGCATACATATTTGATACAAGTATGTAAGAGGAGGCCTCATTGGGGGCTAAATCAAGCAATTTTCTGGATGCCCACATTCCACATTGTAAATCACTACAAAGCTTACAGACATTCACAAAAGTCCTCCAAAGCAAAGGTGACTCAGGGTACGGGCATTTGCTGATGATATCAATGGCTTTGGATAGGTTTCCGGCTCGACCTAAAAGATCAATGATGCAAGAGAAGTGCTCAATCACAGGCCTGATCCCATACTTCGAttcaatctcattgaataagtgCAACCCAGTTTCCCACAAACCTGAGTAACTACATGCTTGGAGAACAGCCAACATTGTAATCTCATCAGGAGCAAAACCCTGTTCCTTCATCTCCTCAAAGAGCAAAAGTACATTGTTTCCTTCACCATGAAGGGCATATGCAGAAATTATGGCATTCCAGGTAACAAAATCACGGTTCatgctactaaatatttgataagCATCCTGAACAGTGCCACATTTAGCATACATAGTAATTACAGCATTGCCTACAGCAGTATCATCTTCAAGGCCCACCTTTATAGTGTAAGCATGAAGACTTTTCCCAGTTACCAAGCATGCTTGATTAGCAGATAAACAAAGGAGTCGTGAAAACGTTACACAATCTGGTTTCACACCATTGAATCTTACTTTGCTGAAAAAACCCATAGGGTCCTCTTCATCATCTCTTATTTTTGAATTCTGGTATCCAACTAGAATAGCATTAAATGAAGCAATTGTTTTATTTGGAAGCCTGTCAAAAATCACTCTTGCAGACTGCAAACTTCCACAGTTAGCATACAAATCTACTAAAGAAGTACCACTATTTACATCAGAGACATGACCAAGCTTTATTGCAAGTCCATGAATTTGAATcccaaatttcaaattattccACTCTGAACACCCATCTAAAACAGTGCTGAAGCAACCAGAATCAAGAGGCACACCAACTTGAAGCATATTTAGGAAAATTTCAAAGGCTTTGTTAGAATGGCCGTTCTTAACAAACACTGAAAGAAGAGCAGACCAGGAAATCAAAGACCTCTCATCCAGTTCACCAAACACTCTCTCAGCCTCTTTGACCTTTCCATGTTGCCCATACATTGTAATAACTGCATTTCCAAGAGATGTTTTACACATAAAACCATACTTAACTGCAAGCCCATGTAGTTGCTTCCCTACATATAATCCTACACTTGAATCACACACACTGATCAAATTCGTAAACGTGTAATCACTTGGTTTCAATCCAGATTGTAGCATATCCACAAAAATCCAAAGCGCCTTATCCCCCAAGCCTTCCTTGCCATATTccaaaatcatataatttatgcACTGAGCATCTTTAACACTTATGCCGCCAAACACTTTTTCACCACAACCCAACTGACCACTTCTACAATACATAGAAACCAATGAAGTGGCCACAACAACATTCTCCTGAAGCCCATTTTTCACGACAAAAGCATGAACCTGCTCCCCAAAAACACGATCCTCCGGGGACCTACATGCCTGTAGAACCACTGAACAAGTATGCTCATTGAACTTCTCACCAGCCATGCACATATCACGTGCAACACAGAAAACAGACCCAACATCCCCATTCTTCAAATACCCCTTCATGAGGGTAGTCCAAGTGACTATGCTCCTCACAGGCATTTCATCGAATATCCTCTGTGCATCACCCATGTTACTGAATTTTGAGTAAAGGTTCATAAGATTGTTGTCCACAAACATGTCACCTTCACAACCAGATTTGAtaagagacccatgaattgcctTGGCCAGCATATAATCATGTGACCCAATTGAGAATTGAAGGAACTGAGGCCAGTCATTAAGAAGAACAGTGTTGTTCTGATTACAGGGTGAAACAGCACAACATTGGGGTGTCCCATGTTTGAGGCTTTGTGGGGTGGAAGCCATTATTATGGGGTGGAAGCCATTATTATGGGGTGGAAGGAAGTGCAAAGGGCATGCagaagaaggaggaagaatggaGGGTGAAACAAGTGGTTGGAAAATTGGTTGAACCATTCGGTTAAAACTGAATAGAATCAATTAAATGCTATTTCTTCCATAGGGTGAAAAATAGTACGATATGCAAATGCAACAGTTTATAATTATGCATCAACCACACGGCTGAACTCCATCACGAATCAACAGCTATCTCTTACGTATCTTCTTCCGtcctatataatttttaagcttAAATAGGTTTTGGTTTCCtgggttaattttatttttcgtctttcaaatttaaatttgttcttattttatctctgtttttaaaaaaacgtttttttaatctctttttagtttctattataaaaaaagaaaattatactaatgctcactttaattttgttaaattatataaacatccctttttattttctacattTACCATAACCTCCTTTTTAGGTAATTCCACTTTAATgtctttcaatcaattaaaggGTTAAGTGTAATGTATAAAAAGGTGTtatcatataattttcaaaacttaaGGAAATTAgtataggaataaaaaaaagtaaaaaatgtttGGTTAGTTTCATAAAACTTTAAGGATGATTAGTGTAATTTACTGAAATGAAATAAAGggggaaaatgatttttttatgaaaaaagactaaagaattttttttttgaaactaagGGGGAAAAAtgaattcagtttttttttttgacaaaataaatttaaagttgaGAAACCAAAAACAAAGTAACTCAAATttaatagaacaaaaatatatttaagtttataatttataataaaattcttaactCGTGAGGGcaaaagatttttttgtcaatagattattattactattatgtccacatttttttatttttaaaaaatattaatattgatatgttaaccatttttattttttaactggtcaatataattaatttaatgagaATTTATAAGTATTTAGTCAAATAAAATGTGGAGACCAAAAAGAAATATACAAGtatagattattattttatctttgataTATCTTTTAAGATTTTACTCATTAAACTTATCacataaaatatttagttatttatataagaaataaataactaattttctcaaaataaataaaaataaataagatagttaaatttaattgatagtgtcataaatttaaattttatataaaaaaatccaatgAACATTTAATGGTAGTATAGACTTACATACACCAACAAGTCATTAGTTCAACTGATACTGAATTCGATTTTTTTAAGCAAAGTCTTGGATTCAAAtcttttgaatgaaaaaaaaaagtgattagaAGGGAAGAATTGATGTAAACCAGTTTGCACAAGGGTTGAGGATGGATCTTCaaaggtttttctttttatttttttttacttgtatgaaatttagaaaatagaatggataaggagaatgaagaaggtGGTTGGAAGAATCACTCCTTCGAAATTGGTGTCACACACAAGGTGGTGTTCCTTGATAAACCAATTTCTTAAATCACTTAAGTAATTAAGGAGATTCACTCTCACACTTTAGAAGGTGATTAAAACTCAATTCAaggtatgttttttttattagaaaatgtgcggcctataaataggaatgACATCAAGTTTGTTACACAAgtgaaaagataaaatgatcaccaataacaacaattgatggtgtcattaaacctaattaaaactagaattaataacaacaattgatggtgtcattatacctaattaaaactagaattaagacACAAAAACATATGGAAAATTGTGCAACTCTTTGGTCAACCAAGAGGCAGCCACAATCCTAGAGTTTTCACcttattaaaccttaatttctttaaattaaaacaagcccATAGGTGGTGCAAATCCAAAGAGAATTAACAATCACTTTAACATAAGTTTGGGTctttatttcaactaacaaaatgttaataaaatcaCTCAACAAAAGTGGCACCCTCTACAATTCTTGGAACATGATGCAATTGGCAATCCGAAGCTTCTCCACTTGTAACGTGGGCCTAAATTCAAATAGCATGgttaacacttgttgaagagcttccttggccttctttgttctagcccttgccataggtcctccaagtccttctaaAGGTTCCTTGCTCTTATTCCTTTGCCTTGTCCTCATCAAGAACCCCACCAAACCTGGACAGCCAAGTTCCTTAATGAAGATTAGTCATTGGCAAAGCCAGTACATACTTTGTATTTATAACATACTAGAAAAATTCAAATACACAATCATATATATGcttattatttgatatttatttgtatttgttaATTGAAATTCCACTAACATCGGGTGCACTTGACAATCATCTTTATCATATTGTACATTTGATCTAAACAAGAGCAGAACATATGTACTTGGGAAACTTATGAACATATATAGATCTATTACAAGGCTATTGCAATGATTGAAAAGATTTCATTTAAAGTTGAAAATGCTGACCTAATATACAACCTCCCACTTATTGATAaatcaatgaaagaaattatAAGTGAACTGTGATCTTTAGCTTTTATCCTGCACTATGCTTTGTGTTGTTTTATCTACTGGTACTACAAATgactataatataaatttatcttttgttttttaatattagtttcTAATAGCTTAGTTTATTGCACATCCACCCTATTATAATTCTCTCTTCTAAAATTTCAGTTGTCTTTTGTAATATCtttctagttatattttattattgcagGAATAAAAGATGTATAATGCTATCTAGTTATGCTAAGGATTATGTTGTTGTAGGGTGCATGCAAGTTTGAAATTTTATACCGAAAAGGAGGTATTTGATTTCTTGGACTTCCTTTGGCTCAAACCAAGTGAAAGAGACCATTAAATATGCAAATGCTTGATTTTGATCCTCTATATTTTATCTTGTAGAATATACTAGTGGAAAAAACATATTCAACGATGGTTTCTAACACACTCAAAGACGATTTTAAACCGTCTTTGAAGTCAACATCGTGGAAAGTTTTGACTTTCCACGATAGTTCcaaaaaaaccgtcttagaaaaattatcattctaagatggttttcaggcaaataaccatcttagaatgatgcccttataatatgattttatgttgaaaatgttagacaagtgacatcaataacttaagaggggggtgaattaagtttaaaaagttCTCATTTAATTGACTTCTAAATCCCCTTTTAAATCTATATGTTAGGAATATTGAAGATGAAAACGAAAGTTATATCAACAGAATACTTCAAGTgtgtaagataaataaaatatgcaagATAAAGTAATCAAgatagggaagagagaaatgcaaactcaacttatcttggttcggccacttcctgtATCTATGTTCATTCCTCaaacaacccacttgagatttccactaactttgtaaaaatcctttttaaaacttttgaaCACCCAAGGGATCCTTTTTCCTTatgttcaggaaactcacaattcaagagacaaacaacCTCTTGATCTTAATAAGTCTTTAAAGAAAgtacaaatatttttctctcttttagagaagaagATACAAGATGAAGTTCTTAGAAGAATCGTTAATTGATTTACAACTGTTTGACCAATGATTTATTTTTGAGAGGTTAAGACAATAAGGTTATGAAAAACTCTGAAAACTTTTGTAgataagtcacatatttataggcccttggtggcttttcaaaaacttatgaagggatgtgacttttcagagtaacttttaaaatttcttcactggtaatcgattacaactctttggtaattgattacacagttatgtAAATaggagtcatgacttttcaatttgaatttttgtagttccgttactggtaatcgattatagacaagtggtaatcgattacaactttcaaatttcaaactttctgaaaaaggtttttaaaataattttgcttctGGCAATCGATTATAatgtctggtaatcaattaccagtggaaaaatgtctttttcaaaaaatgttaaaaataatttaaaacctttttataatcaatttaaaaactatgttgTGAAGTCAAACCTTTGCAATCACTAAGAGACTCTTTTAACAAAGATAGACTAAGACTTAGCTTTCTTcttgatctttgttttcttggtcttgattaggacttgaaataaaacttgtgttgcttttgtcttggcatcatcaaaacctttatacacatacattcacattctccctcttttttatgatgacaaccaaCTGAAatcatttattgaaaaatatttcttttgcgAGACGATCACTGTCTCTTAATTTTGCAATCATTGCTtaacagaaaaatattttcagaaaggtttgcaaatatatatatatatatatatatatatatatatatatatatacacacacacacacacacacacacacaccctatACTTGTACCTTACAtgattctctccccctttggcaacatcaaaaagacaaaaacaccGAAATAGAAACAATCATTCACGTAGTAACCAATCATTCATAGAGGAATCAACCAAGTGTTACACATACCAAACATATCAAGTCTTAAACAATAGTATGAATGACCAAAGCATCCACAGAAAAACAACCAACGAAGAAATAAACAAGtccaaaatagaaatataaagaaCCAAATCCGAAATAAACCCAATGCAGAAAGTTTGAAATATCAAGGAAATTAAAGATAGATAATGCTAGATAAAAATAGGACGGAAAAGCTTCACAGATTCGTTGGAGGATCAATATACAATTATGCAATCAAAAACATTTATGAGTATGAACAATCAtgaaaaacaatcatcaaatgcaaCTGTTATAAACATTCAAAGTAATCAGTCATAAACAAGCAAAACAACCATTTCACTCAACCAAagtaaataataatcataatcaatCATGATAAACAATCAAAGTTAAACATTCATCATAATCAAGCATGATAATTAAATAGTATAAACATCCAAAGTGGCTAAGATTCTAAGTTATTTAGGTTTAAGAGTCctatttttcttctaataacAAAGAAgttttctttggggagaggttttgtgaataTATCAGCTAATTGATTCTTTgtgtcaacaaattctaatatgCAATCCCCTTTTTGAACATGATCTCGAAGGAATTGATGTCTTATTTCCGTATGCTTTGTTCTAGAGTGCAAAATAGAGTTTTTGGACAGattaattgcacttgtattgTCACAATGGATAGGTATATGATTAAGTTTTCAACCATAGTCAGAAAATTGTTGTCTCATCCAAAGGATTTGTGCACAATAACTTCCAACAGAAACATATTCCGCTTCTGCAGTTGATAAGGCAACACTATTTTGCTtttactatgccatgatactAGAGCAGAACCAATAAAATGACAAGTGCCACaaatactttttctatcagttttgcaTCCAGCAAAATCAGAGTCAAAGTATCCTACTAAGTTATAAgaggaattcttaggataccataaccCTAGATTTATAGTGCCTAACAAATATATCATTATTCTTTTAACGACACTTAGGTGAGATTCTTTGGGAtttgcttgatatcttgcacacatacaaacactaaacattatatcaggtctacttgctaaaaattaagaagagatccgatcatacctctatatttctttatgtctattgactgaccggtttcatctttatctagatagcaagcagtgctcataGGAGTGGCCATGTatttagcattttccatcccaaacccatcatggacatttcaaattcattttgcatatcttgagagaaTTCTTTGCATAGAGAATCGTTAGTTGacccaaagattatatcatcaacatatatttgtacTAAGAGAATATCAtgcaattttcttttgataaagaGTGTGGTATCAACCTTTCCCTCTTGTAAAgcccttttctaaaagaaattttcttaatcgttcataccaagccctaggggcttgtttcaaaccttatagagcctttttcaatttaaagacaTGATTGGGCTTTTTTGAGTTTTCAAAACCAGGAGGTTGATCAACATAAAATTCTTCTTGGATgaaaccattaaaaaaaaacttttaacatccatttgataaagtttaaaatctgTTATGGATACAAAGGCTAataacattctaatggcttctaatctggctactagagcatatgtttcttcataatctattccttcttcttgattataccctttagccactaatctagccttgtttctaataattattccatgttcctccaatttttttctaaaaacccatttagTTCATATAATTGGATGATCATTAGGTTTATCAACTAATTCCCAGACttgatttctttcaaattgatttgacTCTTCTTGCATAACAATGATccaatgttcatcaattatggcttcacttaagtttttaggttcaattaaagaaacaaaattcatattattgcatgcatgtttgagagagtgtctagttgttaccccttttgatatgTCACCGATAATATTatcaagaggatgatatcttgaAGTTCTCCACTCTTTTGGAAAATCTGTATCTGTActtgttttagttttatcattttcttcattatttccatTTCCTTTGCCTTTGTGCCCTTCATTATAAATGTGCATATCTTCTAAAGAATCTGTAATATCATCAAGTATTTCCTTTCTTGACCTTATAGGGTTAGTCTCATAAAAAGCAACATGAATAGATTCTTTAATAATCATAgttcttttcttataaattcTAAAAGCTTTACTATTTGAGGAATAACCAAGGAATATACCTTCATCTGCTTTTACATCAAACTTACCTAAGTTGTCTTTCCCATTGTTTAACACAAAACACTTGcatccaaaaacatgaagatgagaaatgtttgtttttcttcctttgtaCAATTCATATGATGTTTTATTTAAGATAGGTCTGATTAATGATCTATTCATTATATAACATGCAGTATTAACAGCTTCAACTCAGAAATACTTAGGAAGATTTGTATCATTTAGCAAAGTTCTGGCCATTTCTtctaaataaaagtataatttctAAGCAATTGCTTCTAAAGGTCCCTCCTGGTAATATTCTAGCAGCATTAGGCTATGATTTAATTCATGTTGTTTAgcatttttgtttgtgtttttcggttttaattttctcttaggtaccaaaaaaaaagttcatagaGATCCAAATTTAGTCcattaattttacttaattctctttttctctattaACATGACATTACCGTGGTACTCAGGAAGAAATCCAAATTTATGTTGTGAGTGAGTCATTTGTTTGAGAGGGGGGCTTGCATTATACAACTCATCTCAATGCTAAACTTGCCTGGTTAAAAGGCATCCAAAGATACACCTTCTCCAAGAGTAGCAACCTATCTCTTGATTCTACTTCTTCACACTAACAAGGCATAAGCATTTTACTTAGAAAATCATGCAGCAAGACATTTACATTGTTCAAGTTCAGAGTGTAATGTAAGAGGCATGATAGGTGTTAGCTAAGTTTTCTAACTTTGTctatatgtgatgataataacTTCGATAATCATCATCGTGCAAGcctgaactagtataaaagcTATTGCGAAAGCTCTATCTAAGATTGTTAACTTTTGTTATTAGTTGTTTTAAAGTCACATCTagaatgttatttaattaattgaccaTATAAAAATCTTTCCACTCACAATGtatcaaaacatttttattcttaGTTTCTCTTTAGATCAATTGTAAGAGAAttacctctttttttaggtCCTCTTATGTATGTGTTGGATGAATGTTGTCGTCTTGCTGAGCTTCCTATTTGTTGACACATATATAATCTCTTTTATTAATCTTGAACAAATGatattaggaaataaaatattaaatgaaaatgaatttaaatttttaaaatctccCATGCCATGCTATGTAGTGAactcattaaattttttgtgaTCCTTTAACTCTATTGGTGatgttctctttttctttactttgttCCTTAACTCAGGTTTGGCATTGTTGAGGATTAGTTGGAACCTTATTTGTGTAGGAAGTTGCATTCCATTGCACTAGTAGATATAAAGTGGATGCATACTTGTATAATTTTGCTAATGAGCCTAAGATACCGAGGAATGGAAAATTGAACAAGGTTATGAATTATCAACTTTATGACTAAGAGGGATAACCATGTACTTCTATATATTAAGCTGAAAGAGATTTGTTATTCAACTTTTGTCACTATTACACTAGTTTTtgttgattataaatatgttatgtTATGACTTAGTAGCAAATCACTTTATTCTATATATTGTCATTTTAACTCTTCCCAAAATTCTAGTAGAGATCAGTGACTTATCCAAAATTGTT is a window from the Glycine max cultivar Williams 82 chromosome 2, Glycine_max_v4.0, whole genome shotgun sequence genome containing:
- the LOC100814796 gene encoding pentatricopeptide repeat-containing protein At2g33680 — its product is MVQPIFQPLVSPSILPPSSACPLHFLPPHNNGFHPIIMASTPQSLKHGTPQCCAVSPCNQNNTVLLNDWPQFLQFSIGSHDYMLAKAIHGSLIKSGCEGDMFVDNNLMNLYSKFSNMGDAQRIFDEMPVRSIVTWTTLMKGYLKNGDVGSVFCVARDMCMAGEKFNEHTCSVVLQACRSPEDRVFGEQVHAFVVKNGLQENVVVATSLVSMYCRSGQLGCGEKVFGGISVKDAQCINYMILEYGKEGLGDKALWIFVDMLQSGLKPSDYTFTNLISVCDSSVGLYVGKQLHGLAVKYGFMCKTSLGNAVITMYGQHGKVKEAERVFGELDERSLISWSALLSVFVKNGHSNKAFEIFLNMLQVGVPLDSGCFSTVLDGCSEWNNLKFGIQIHGLAIKLGHVSDVNSGTSLVDLYANCGSLQSARVIFDRLPNKTIASFNAILVGYQNSKIRDDEEDPMGFFSKVRFNGVKPDCVTFSRLLCLSANQACLVTGKSLHAYTIKVGLEDDTAVGNAVITMYAKCGTVQDAYQIFSSMNRDFVTWNAIISAYALHGEGNNVLLLFEEMKEQGFAPDEITMLAVLQACSYSGLWETGLHLFNEIESKYGIRPVIEHFSCIIDLLGRAGNLSKAIDIISKCPYPESPLLWRTFVNVCKLCSDLQCGMWASRKLLDLAPNEASSYILVSNMYAEGGMLEEAAKIRTAMNDLKLFKETGSSWIEIDNEVHYFIASDKNHPQSREIYAHLDLLKYEICWSCGNRNNLELISNSL